Proteins from a single region of Carassius carassius chromosome 37, fCarCar2.1, whole genome shotgun sequence:
- the LOC132118369 gene encoding transcription initiation factor TFIID subunit 8-like: MADSVVMGSGSLNSGSRSGSSKTSTSPTENYQLARRRTLQVVVSSLLTECGFESAEKAVMETLTEMMQSYITEVGRCAKATCEHTARSSPTLSDVVITLVEMGFNVDTLPVYAKRSQRMVITAPPITNAPVIPKALIAGQKRTHPTYIPSHFPEFPDPHTYIKTPTFREPVSDYQVVREKAASQRRDVERALTRFMAKTGETQSLFKDDISAFPLIAAKPSAIPYMSALLPSELELQTLEETDSSEQDDQTDTENNSSNVSQDDQSADKENIVLPPGGVVPTGKANEENMIDNPYLRPVKKPKVRRKK, encoded by the exons ATGGCAGATTCTGTAGTGATGGGGAGCGGATCTTTAAACTCCGGAAGC CGCTCAGGGAGCAGTAAGACCAGCACAAGTCCTACAGAGAACTATCAGCTGGCTCGGAGACGCACGCTGCAGGTGGTGGTCAGCTCTCTGCTGACAGAGTGTGGCTTCGAGAGTGCTGAGAAAGCAGTGATGGAGACACTCACTGAGATGATGCAGAGCT ATATAACTGAGGTTGGACGTTGTGCGAAGGCAACCTGTGAGCACACGGCTAGAAGCTCCCCTACACTCTCTGATGTGGTCATCACACTGGTCGAAATGG GTTTTAATGTGGATACGCTTCCAGTGTACGCCAAAAGATCCCAAAGGATGGTCATAACTGCAC CTCCAATAACAAATGCTCCAGTCATCCCAAAAGCCCTCATAGCCGGACAGAAGCGCACTCATCCAACATACATCCCCAGCCACTTCCCAGAATTCCCAGATCCTCATACATACATCAAAACGCCA ACCTTTCGAGAGCCTGTGTCAGATTATCAGGTGGTGAGAGAGAAGGCGGCATCACAGAGGAGAGATGTGGAACGTGCACTCACACGCTTCATGGCCAAGACAGGAGAGACGCAAAGCCTTTTTAAGGATGACATCAGTGCATTCCCTT TGATCGCAGCTAAGCCGAGCGCCATCCCTTACATGAGTGCCCTGCTGCCCTCTGAACTAGAGCTTCAGACACTGGAGGAGACAGATTCATCCGAGCAGGACGACCAGACAGACACTGAGAACAACTCCAGTAACGTCAGTCAG gaTGATCAAAGTGCAGATAAGGAGAACATAGTGCTGCCGCCTGGTGGTGTTGTGCCTACAGGGAAGGCCAATGAGGAAAACATGATAGACAACCCATATCTTCGGCCAGTCAAAAAGCCCAAAGTGAGAaggaaaaaatga
- the LOC132118368 gene encoding protein pitchfork-like has protein sequence MLLTPLLHTSEFHLIHIISIRLHLDTTVTSKHQDAMTTRGAAPRVAFGSCRKRMMFPTHFAPDRMGNEMLALCGSQELGPGCYDNHTVGTLAYELQHRPESKKGYVLGARTAPRFLPPIKTVTPSPQKYQQDWTWSKVCPPGKAPFNSTTARIIRYSNTDSSPGPGAYVHDNIQSRKVSWPMKFGSPDWSKVPSLERRALRTELYHDKEFRKQKNRVAYLSLFY, from the exons ATGCTTCTTACACCGCTTCTGCACACATCGGAATTCCATTTGATCCACATCATCAGCATTCGTTTGCACCTGGATACCACGGTAACCAGTAAACATCAGGACGCAATGACGACACGGGGCGCAG CTCCACGGGTCGCGTTCGGTAGCTGCCGGAAACGTATGATGTTTCCAACACATTTTGCACCTGATCGCATGGGCAATGAAATGCTCGCGCTCTGCGGCTCCCAGGAACTAGGACCCGGTTGTTACGACAACCACACG GTGGGCACTCTTGCATATGAGCTCCAACACAGACCTGAGAGTAAGAAGGGATATGTGTTAGGAGCGCGCACTGCACCGCGCTTTCTGCCTCCAATTAAG ACGGTCACCCCTTCACCACAGAAATACCAGCAGGACTGGACTTGGTCTAAAGTGTGTCCTCCTGGAAAAGCACCATTCAATAGTACCACTGCAAGAATTATTAGATATTCAAATACAGATTCCAGCCCTGG TCCAGGGGCATATGTTCATGATAACATCCAAAGCAGGAAGGTGTCATGGCCTATGAAATTCGGCTCTCCAGATTGGTCAAAAGTGCCATCGCTGGAGAGAAGAGCACTGCGTACAGAG CTCTACCATGACAAAGAGTTTAGGAAACAGAAGAACAGGGTGGCATATCTAAGCTTGTTTTACTGA